From the Ruminiclostridium josui JCM 17888 genome, one window contains:
- the dprA gene encoding DNA-processing protein DprA, with the protein MRDIEYWIWLSSLEGLSSKKAFSLLEKYKSPEIIYGLSENDLKNTKGLTEKNIKELLNSDKRHRVGAIYEVMMRTNIKMVNIFEEVYPQKLKNIYDPPIALYYKGKLESDSFSIAVVGSRRPTVYGTKTAGRLSYDLSMRGVTIVSGLARGIDSIAHKGCLDAGGRTIAVLGSGLDIIYPQENIGLFNDIIASKGLVISEYPPGMPPLQHNFPARNRIISGISGGVLVIEAAKRSGSLITAGFALEQGKEVFAVPGNIDCAYSMGTNQLIKEGAKLVLNASDILEEFEYSGVQNFTFFHEDTLSKTSKKYLNLFKGLTTDEIKILKIILNGVHNIDEIIETSNISAKDANNILFMLEMKGIISQNPGKIFEVII; encoded by the coding sequence ATGAGAGATATTGAGTATTGGATTTGGTTATCATCCTTGGAAGGATTAAGTTCAAAAAAAGCATTTAGCTTATTGGAAAAATATAAAAGCCCCGAAATTATATATGGTCTTTCAGAAAATGACCTTAAAAATACAAAAGGATTAACTGAGAAAAATATAAAAGAGCTTTTGAATTCAGACAAAAGGCATAGAGTTGGTGCAATATATGAAGTGATGATGAGAACTAATATAAAAATGGTAAATATTTTTGAAGAAGTTTATCCTCAAAAACTAAAAAATATATATGATCCGCCTATAGCTTTATATTATAAGGGAAAACTTGAATCTGACAGTTTTTCTATTGCAGTAGTTGGTTCAAGAAGGCCTACCGTATATGGTACGAAAACCGCCGGTAGGTTGTCATATGACCTTTCAATGAGAGGTGTAACAATAGTAAGTGGTCTAGCAAGAGGAATTGACAGCATTGCTCATAAAGGTTGTCTGGACGCAGGAGGAAGAACCATAGCAGTTCTTGGTTCTGGGCTGGATATTATTTATCCTCAGGAAAATATAGGACTTTTTAATGATATAATAGCCTCCAAAGGATTAGTGATATCTGAGTACCCTCCGGGAATGCCTCCGCTGCAACATAACTTTCCTGCGCGAAACAGAATAATAAGCGGAATTTCAGGCGGAGTCCTTGTCATTGAGGCAGCAAAAAGAAGTGGTTCTCTAATTACAGCAGGGTTTGCCTTGGAGCAGGGGAAAGAAGTCTTTGCAGTTCCGGGAAATATCGACTGTGCCTACAGTATGGGCACAAACCAATTAATTAAAGAAGGAGCCAAACTGGTATTGAATGCCTCTGATATTCTGGAAGAATTTGAATATAGCGGGGTACAGAATTTTACATTTTTCCATGAAGATACCTTAAGTAAAACCAGTAAAAAATATCTAAATTTATTTAAGGGACTGACAACCGATGAAATAAAAATTTTAAAGATAATTTTAAATGGAGTACATAATATAGATGAAATTATTGAAACAAGTAATATTTCTGCAAAAGATGCAAACAATATACTATTTATGCTTGAAATGAAAGGGATAATTAGTCAAAACCCCGGTAAAATATTTGAGGTTATAATATAA